From Plasmodium knowlesi strain H genome assembly, chromosome: 6, one genomic window encodes:
- a CDS encoding tRNA pseudouridine synthase, putative, protein MCRAPLALRLCLLCALLPLFVRPGGKRNSPQKIYLVKAIHRKDNRPPNRRIHLLAEPPPSLQTFYHPHNRGNRTKLFYLSPATKKFGKLRIVLRRVRCNDTEASKKESQVKEGVNLPKSGVQMDGEKDALKGSSNRANCTGKMNPCEKEGRKEDSKEHSKEHSKEESKSLQSATTPMDQPNSIDFYVTLYKDNLLKRPSKIMDMSPPRQNEQTERKKKKKEATLDDILYGGLLNIYKPVNTYSMKVCERVKGVLKEHFKHVCKMNLNFKVGHGGTLDPFAEGVLVIGIQKGTKKLSDFLKCYKKYLALGLFGLETDTLDREGNVVKISNEMMKGKIPQTGTNTHDTLTLKKNIIHTLNRLIGHVYQTPPLYSAKRVHGMRLYEYARKKIPVHIKPSKVHIQNLKYLNQVDLPFFDLDIKCSGGTYIRSLVRDFAHELNTHATLIKLIRIQQGEQFLYEHSLHYDDINMENIKRHLIKL, encoded by the coding sequence ATGTGTCGCGCACCCCTCGCACTGCGCCTGTGTCTTCTGTGCGCACTACTTCCCCTCTTCGTGCGCCCAGGAGGAAAGAGAAACTCCCCACAAAAGATATACCTAGTGAAGGCCATTCATAGGAAGGACAATCGACCCCCGAACAGGCGGATACACCTTCTAGCAGAACCTCCGCCATCCCTCCAAACGTTTTACCACCCCCATAATAGAGGTAACAGAACCAAACTGTTTTACCTATCCCCAGCCACGAAGAAGTTTGGAAAACTACGCATTGTATTGAGAAGGGTACGTTGCAATGATACGGAAGCATCCAAAAAAGAGAGTCAGGTGAAGGAGGGCGTGAACCTCCCTAAATCAGGCGTCCAAATGGACGGGGAGAAAGACGCTCTAAAAGGATCCTCCAATAGGGCGAATTGCACTGGAAAAATGAACCCAtgcgaaaaggaaggaagaaaagaagataGCAAAGAACATAGCAAAGAACATAGCAAAGAAGAGAGCAAATCACTCCAATCGGCAACCACCCCAATGGACCAACCCAACTCCATCGACTTTTACGTAACCCTATACAAAGATAATCTCCTTAAGCGGCCAAGCAAAATAATGGATATGTCCCCCCCAAGGCAGAACGAACAAacggaacgaaaaaaaaaaaaaaaagaagccacCCTTGATGATATCCTATATGGGGGCCTTCTAAATATTTACAAACCTGTAAATACGTACTCAATGAAAGTTTGCGAGAGGGTTAAAGGGGTTCTTAAGGAACACTTCAAACATGTTtgcaaaatgaatttaaacTTTAAGGTGGGACATGGAGGGACATTAGATCCCTTCGCTGAGGGGGTTCTAGTTATCGGTATacagaaaggaacgaaaaagcTCAgtgattttttaaaatgctacAAAAAGTATTTGGCTCTAGGTCTCTTCGGTTTGGAGACAGATACCCTGGACCGGGAAGGCAATGTAGTAAAGATAAGCAACGAAATgatgaaagggaaaattccCCAAACAGGTACCAACACTCATGATACActtacattaaaaaaaaatattattcacACATTGAATAGACTTATTGGACATGTGTACCAGACACCGCCACTCTACTCAGCCAAGCGAGTCCATGGAATGAGACTCTACGAATACgctcgaaaaaaaattccagtGCATATCAAACCAAGTAAAGTACATATACAGAATTTAAAATACTTAAACCAAGTGgacctccccttttttgacTTAGACATAAAATGCTCTGGCGGCACGTACATACGAAGCCTCGTGCGCGACTTTGCACACGAACTAAACACGCATGCCACGTTAATTAAACTTATTCGTATTCAACAGGGCGAGCAATTTCTATATGAGCACTCTTTACACTACGATGACATAAACATGGAGAATATCAAGAGGCATTTGATTAAACTCTAG